Proteins from one Ramlibacter sp. PS4R-6 genomic window:
- a CDS encoding MBL fold metallo-hydrolase: protein MTLRFRNLGSGSSGNATVIQAREGARVTHLLVDCGLGIRELDKRLGRAGMLAEQVDAIFITHEHADHIGCVRQFALRERIPVYMSHGTHVAMGEPDFEGLLHVVCDGMEVAIGALLLRPFTVPHDAREPLQLSCTDGAARMGVLTDLGRSSDHVLQELAGCRTLLLECNHDPDMLEKGTYPWFLKRRIGGGWGHLANEAAAQIAMALRPHGLRQVVAAHLSEQNNHPDLARAALAPAMGCDVSEITVADGANGCGWVDA, encoded by the coding sequence ATGACGCTCCGCTTCAGGAATCTGGGAAGCGGCAGTTCGGGCAACGCCACCGTCATCCAGGCGCGCGAAGGCGCGCGGGTCACCCACCTGCTGGTCGATTGCGGGCTGGGCATCCGCGAGCTGGACAAGCGCCTGGGCCGCGCGGGCATGCTGGCCGAGCAGGTCGACGCCATCTTCATCACGCACGAGCACGCCGACCACATCGGCTGCGTGCGCCAGTTCGCGCTGCGCGAGCGCATCCCCGTCTACATGAGCCACGGCACGCACGTGGCGATGGGTGAGCCGGATTTCGAGGGCCTCCTGCACGTCGTGTGCGACGGCATGGAAGTCGCCATCGGCGCGCTGCTGCTGCGGCCCTTCACCGTGCCGCACGATGCGCGCGAGCCGCTGCAGCTGTCGTGCACCGATGGCGCGGCGCGAATGGGCGTGTTGACGGACCTGGGGCGGTCCAGCGACCACGTGCTGCAGGAGCTCGCGGGGTGCCGCACGCTCCTGCTCGAGTGCAACCACGACCCCGACATGCTGGAAAAAGGCACGTACCCCTGGTTCCTCAAGCGCCGCATCGGCGGCGGCTGGGGCCACCTGGCCAACGAAGCCGCCGCGCAGATCGCGATGGCGCTGCGGCCGCACGGGCTGCGGCAGGTGGTGGCCGCGCACCTGTCGGAGCAGAACAACCACCCCGACCTGGCGCGCGCGGCGCTCGCACCCGCGATGGGATGCGACGTGTCCGAGATCACCGTGGCCGACGGCGCCAACGGCTGCGGCTGGGTCGACGCCTAA
- a CDS encoding cupin domain-containing protein, translating into MDTDASTPLLGGLTPAQFMRSHWQRKPLLVRGAVPGIRPLLSRAQLFGLAGREGVESRLVVQQRGKWQLQRGPLARRALPPVSQPRWTLLVQGVDLHDKRAHELLQRFAFVPQARQDDLMISWASDGGGVGPHFDSYDVFLLQVQGKRRWRIGRQKDLVLRDDAPLKILANFEPEEEYVLEPGDMLYLPPRWAHDGIAVGECQTYSIGFRAPSRGELARELLQRLADEEGEGADVLYRDPAQAATAAPGEIPPAMLQFASDALARALRDPQAIARAFGEFLTEPKPQVWFDEGGEGGAGPGAVALDRRTRMMYDAHHVFINGESLRAGGRDAALMRTFANRRRLTASELRGASAAARDAIAQWVEAGWVHVAKE; encoded by the coding sequence TTGGACACCGACGCTTCCACGCCGCTGCTGGGCGGCCTCACGCCCGCGCAGTTCATGCGCAGCCACTGGCAGCGCAAGCCCCTGCTGGTGCGCGGGGCGGTGCCGGGCATTCGCCCCTTGCTGTCTCGCGCGCAGCTCTTCGGACTGGCCGGGCGTGAAGGGGTGGAGTCGCGCCTCGTCGTGCAGCAGCGCGGCAAGTGGCAGCTGCAGCGCGGGCCCCTCGCGCGCCGCGCGCTGCCGCCGGTGTCGCAGCCGCGGTGGACGCTGCTCGTGCAAGGCGTGGACCTGCACGACAAGCGCGCGCACGAGCTGCTGCAGCGATTCGCCTTCGTCCCGCAGGCGCGGCAGGACGACCTGATGATCAGCTGGGCCAGCGATGGCGGCGGGGTCGGGCCGCACTTCGACTCCTACGACGTGTTCCTGCTGCAGGTGCAAGGCAAGCGGCGCTGGCGCATCGGCCGGCAGAAGGACCTGGTGCTGCGTGACGACGCGCCGCTGAAGATCCTCGCGAACTTCGAGCCCGAGGAAGAGTACGTGCTGGAGCCCGGCGACATGCTCTACCTGCCGCCGCGCTGGGCGCACGACGGCATCGCCGTGGGCGAGTGCCAGACGTACTCGATCGGCTTTCGCGCGCCGTCGCGCGGCGAGCTCGCGCGCGAGCTGTTGCAGCGCCTGGCCGACGAGGAGGGCGAGGGCGCCGACGTGCTCTATCGCGACCCGGCGCAGGCCGCGACGGCCGCGCCCGGCGAAATCCCGCCGGCAATGCTGCAGTTCGCATCCGATGCGCTCGCACGCGCGCTGCGCGACCCGCAGGCCATCGCGCGCGCGTTCGGCGAATTCCTCACCGAGCCCAAGCCGCAGGTCTGGTTCGACGAAGGCGGCGAGGGCGGCGCCGGGCCGGGCGCGGTGGCGCTCGACCGCCGCACCCGCATGATGTACGACGCGCACCACGTGTTCATCAATGGCGAGAGCCTGCGCGCCGGCGGCCGCGACGCGGCCCTGATGCGCACTTTCGCCAACCGGCGTAGGCTCACGGCCAGCGAACTGCGCGGCGCGAGCGCCGCCGCCCGCGACGCGATCGCGCAATGGGTGGAAGCGGGCTGGGTGCACGTGGCGAAGGAGTGA
- a CDS encoding FKBP-type peptidyl-prolyl cis-trans isomerase → MQVTPQCVVALTWTLKDTLGEVLDELAEPVDFLVGGDDLLPKIEEALQGHAAGDRIDLHLEPEEAFGDFDDQLVFLEDRQLFPQELEEGMTFEQLPPGAKADAPKGTLYTVTDIYPDHVVLDGNHPLAGIAIRLALKVEGVREATEEEIGRGTAGTGFFKIG, encoded by the coding sequence ATGCAGGTCACGCCGCAGTGCGTGGTGGCGCTCACGTGGACCCTGAAGGACACGCTGGGCGAGGTGCTGGACGAACTGGCGGAGCCGGTGGACTTCCTCGTGGGCGGCGACGACCTGTTGCCGAAGATCGAGGAGGCGCTGCAGGGGCACGCGGCGGGCGACAGGATCGACCTGCACCTGGAGCCCGAGGAAGCGTTCGGCGATTTCGACGACCAGCTCGTGTTCCTCGAGGACCGCCAGCTCTTCCCGCAGGAGCTGGAAGAAGGCATGACGTTCGAGCAGTTGCCGCCCGGCGCCAAGGCCGATGCGCCCAAGGGCACGCTCTACACCGTGACCGACATCTACCCCGACCACGTGGTGCTCGACGGCAACCACCCGCTCGCGGGCATCGCGATCCGGCTCGCGCTGAAGGTCGAGGGCGTGCGCGAGGCCACCGAGGAAGAGATCGGGCGCGGCACGGCGGGCACGGGGTTCTTCAAGATCGGATGA
- a CDS encoding glycine zipper 2TM domain-containing protein, whose translation MRQLRLTALAASAACALALTACGTPDPYSVGEASNTYPPYPVTDGRVTTVIAPPGSTVYGPGPTYVVPGPSGYAVPAVEFGRVTNVALVNPGTRASGNNAAGTIIGGVAGGIIGNQVGGGTGRGVATVLGAITGAAVGSHLSSRPTYNYAGPVYRVWVQTDSGMMRTYDVGTTADLRPGDRVRIENGVIYMG comes from the coding sequence ATGCGCCAACTTCGACTGACAGCGCTGGCGGCTTCGGCCGCCTGCGCCCTGGCCCTCACGGCTTGCGGCACGCCCGACCCCTATTCGGTCGGTGAAGCTTCCAACACCTACCCGCCGTACCCGGTCACCGACGGCCGCGTCACCACGGTGATCGCGCCCCCGGGCAGCACCGTCTACGGCCCCGGCCCCACGTACGTGGTTCCGGGTCCTTCGGGCTACGCCGTTCCCGCGGTCGAGTTCGGCCGCGTGACCAACGTCGCGCTGGTCAACCCGGGCACGCGCGCCAGCGGCAACAACGCCGCGGGCACGATCATCGGCGGCGTCGCCGGCGGCATCATCGGCAACCAGGTCGGTGGCGGTACGGGCCGTGGCGTGGCCACGGTGCTCGGCGCGATCACCGGTGCTGCCGTGGGCAGCCACCTGTCGAGCCGCCCGACATACAACTACGCCGGCCCCGTCTATCGCGTCTGGGTGCAGACCGACTCGGGCATGATGCGCACGTACGACGTGGGCACGACCGCCGACCTGCGGCCGGGCGACCGCGTGCGCATCGAGAATGGCGTGATCTACATGGGTTGA
- a CDS encoding outer membrane lipoprotein, whose protein sequence is MKYRLAPVAGGVALVALVSACTTSPRVEVNVPAQPAPVYSTNTVTTVPVSAEYGRIVNIEYFAGGVSRSGPNVPGAIIGAVAGAVVGNQIGGGSGRDAATVLGGVAGAAVGSQVGRTTTVSEALYRVTVQTDTGIVRYYDVPATGDLRVGDRVRIDSGVIYRG, encoded by the coding sequence ATGAAATACCGTCTTGCCCCCGTTGCCGGCGGCGTCGCGCTGGTCGCGCTCGTTTCCGCCTGCACGACGAGCCCCCGCGTCGAGGTGAACGTCCCGGCCCAGCCGGCCCCGGTGTACTCGACCAATACCGTCACGACGGTGCCGGTGAGCGCCGAATACGGCCGCATCGTCAACATCGAATACTTCGCCGGCGGCGTGTCGCGCAGCGGCCCGAACGTGCCCGGCGCGATCATCGGTGCCGTGGCCGGCGCCGTGGTCGGCAACCAGATCGGCGGCGGCTCCGGCCGTGACGCCGCTACCGTGCTCGGCGGCGTGGCCGGCGCGGCCGTGGGCAGCCAGGTCGGCCGCACCACCACCGTTTCCGAAGCCCTGTACCGCGTGACCGTGCAGACGGACACCGGCATCGTGCGCTACTACGACGTGCCGGCGACCGGCGACCTGCGTGTGGGCGACCGCGTCCGCATCGACAGCGGCGTGATCTACCGCGGCTAA
- the dut gene encoding dUTP diphosphatase has protein sequence MKIDVKILDPRMADQLPSYATPGSAGLDLRACIDEPLTLGPNAWKLVGTGIAIWLRDPCYAAMILPRSGLGHKHGIVLGNLVGLIDSDYQGQLMVSAWNRSDEAFTIQPMERIAQLVIVPVVQAQFHVVPEFPATQRGEGGYGSTGKG, from the coding sequence ATGAAAATCGACGTCAAGATCCTCGATCCGCGCATGGCGGACCAGCTCCCCTCGTACGCCACGCCCGGCAGCGCCGGCCTGGACCTGCGCGCCTGCATCGACGAGCCGCTCACGCTCGGCCCCAATGCGTGGAAGCTCGTCGGCACCGGCATCGCGATCTGGCTGCGCGATCCCTGTTATGCCGCGATGATCCTGCCGCGCTCGGGCCTGGGCCACAAGCACGGCATCGTGCTGGGCAACCTGGTCGGGCTGATCGACAGCGACTACCAGGGGCAGCTCATGGTGAGCGCGTGGAACCGCAGCGACGAAGCGTTCACGATCCAGCCCATGGAGCGCATCGCGCAGTTGGTCATCGTGCCCGTGGTGCAGGCCCAGTTCCACGTGGTGCCCGAGTTCCCCGCGACACAGCGCGGCGAAGGCGGTTACGGCTCGACGGGCAAAGGCTGA
- the coaBC gene encoding bifunctional phosphopantothenoylcysteine decarboxylase/phosphopantothenate--cysteine ligase CoaBC, whose product MNDLAGKHFVLGLSGGIACYKAAELCRALIKEGATVQVVMTEAAEQFITPVTMQALSNRPVYGSQWDSREPNNMPHINLSREADAILVAPCSADFMAKLLHGRADELLSLMCLARPRPEVPLLLSPSMNREMWSHPATQRNMQQLTDDGATILGVGSGFQACGEYGDGRMLEPLELLEDIVAFFQPKHLQGKRVLITAGPTFEAIDPVRGITNLSSGKMGFAIARAAHEAGADVTLVAGPVSLKTPRGVTRIDVKSARDMLAATQPAAERADVFVATAAVADWRPANCADQKIKKDGSGKAPALDFTENPDILATVAQGARAKAGQLFCVGFAAESQDLVANAQAKRERKGVPLLVGNIGPATFGADDNALVLVDAKGTMEVPRASKLELARGLVAEIAKRLPKK is encoded by the coding sequence ATGAATGACCTCGCCGGCAAGCACTTCGTGCTGGGCCTCTCCGGAGGCATCGCCTGCTACAAGGCGGCGGAGCTGTGCCGCGCCCTGATCAAAGAAGGCGCCACGGTGCAGGTCGTCATGACCGAGGCGGCGGAGCAATTCATCACGCCCGTCACCATGCAGGCGCTCTCGAACCGGCCGGTCTATGGCTCGCAGTGGGACAGCCGCGAGCCGAACAACATGCCCCACATCAACCTGTCGCGCGAAGCCGACGCCATCCTGGTCGCGCCGTGCAGCGCCGACTTCATGGCCAAGCTGCTGCACGGGCGCGCCGACGAACTGCTTTCGCTGATGTGCCTGGCGCGGCCGCGCCCCGAGGTGCCGCTGCTGCTGTCGCCCTCCATGAACCGCGAGATGTGGTCGCACCCGGCCACGCAGCGCAACATGCAGCAGCTGACCGACGACGGCGCCACCATCCTCGGCGTGGGCTCGGGCTTCCAGGCCTGCGGCGAATACGGCGATGGCCGCATGCTGGAGCCGCTGGAGCTGCTGGAGGACATCGTCGCCTTCTTCCAGCCCAAGCACCTGCAGGGCAAGCGCGTCCTCATCACCGCGGGCCCCACCTTCGAAGCCATCGACCCGGTGCGTGGCATCACCAACCTGTCGTCCGGCAAGATGGGCTTCGCCATCGCGCGGGCCGCGCACGAGGCCGGCGCCGACGTGACGCTGGTCGCGGGGCCGGTGAGCCTGAAGACCCCGCGTGGCGTGACCCGCATCGACGTGAAGTCCGCCCGCGACATGCTGGCCGCGACACAGCCCGCGGCGGAGCGCGCCGACGTCTTCGTCGCCACCGCGGCCGTGGCCGACTGGCGCCCCGCGAACTGCGCCGACCAGAAGATCAAGAAGGACGGCAGCGGCAAGGCACCCGCGCTGGACTTCACCGAGAACCCCGACATCCTCGCCACCGTCGCCCAAGGCGCCCGTGCGAAGGCCGGCCAGCTGTTCTGCGTGGGCTTCGCCGCCGAAAGCCAGGACCTCGTCGCCAACGCGCAGGCCAAACGCGAGCGCAAGGGCGTGCCGCTCCTGGTGGGCAACATCGGCCCGGCCACTTTCGGCGCGGACGACAACGCATTGGTGCTGGTCGACGCGAAAGGCACGATGGAAGTGCCGCGCGCCTCCAAGCTGGAACTCGCGCGCGGGCTCGTCGCCGAGATCGCCAAGCGCCTTCCGAAAAAATGA
- a CDS encoding CTP synthase — protein sequence MTKFVFVTGGVVSSLGKGIASASLAAILESRGLKVTLIKLDPYINVDPGTMSPFQHGEVFVTDDGAETDLDLGHYERFVTTRMGKVNNFTTGKVYQSVLEKERRGDYLGKTVQVIPHVTNEIQDFIKRGARMGTQNEAEVAIVEIGGTVGDIESLPFLEAARQMSLRLGANQTAFVHLTYVPWIAAAGELKTKPTQHTVQKLREIGISADALLCRADRKIPDDERAKISLFTNVPEWGVISMWDVDTIYKVPRMLHEQGLDGLICDKLRLNTKPANLQRWDDLVYEVEHPQGEVTIAMVGKYVDLSDSYKSLNEALKHAGMKNHVKVKIDYVDSETITPETVTQLGKFDAVLVPGGFGKRGIEGKVLAARFARENKIPYLGICLGMQVATIEYARDVAGLKDANSTEFEPDTPHPVIALITEWKDRDGSIQKRTETSDLGGTMRLGAQKSDVAKGTLAHKIYGDVVDERHRHRYEANVQYLDKLRESGLVISALTQREQLTEIIELPQDQHPWFMGVQFHPEFKSTPWDGHPLFNSYIKAACEHQVQGKTAKPPLKVVA from the coding sequence ATGACCAAGTTTGTCTTCGTCACAGGCGGTGTGGTGAGTTCCCTGGGCAAGGGGATCGCCTCAGCCTCCCTCGCCGCGATCCTCGAATCGCGCGGCCTCAAAGTCACCCTCATCAAGCTGGATCCGTACATCAACGTCGATCCCGGCACGATGTCGCCCTTCCAGCACGGCGAGGTCTTCGTCACCGACGACGGCGCCGAGACCGACCTGGACCTCGGCCACTACGAACGCTTCGTGACCACCCGCATGGGCAAGGTCAACAACTTCACCACCGGCAAGGTCTACCAGTCGGTGCTGGAGAAGGAGCGCCGCGGCGACTACCTCGGCAAGACGGTGCAGGTCATCCCGCACGTCACCAACGAGATTCAGGACTTCATCAAGCGCGGCGCCCGCATGGGCACGCAGAACGAGGCCGAAGTGGCCATCGTCGAGATCGGCGGCACGGTCGGCGACATCGAGTCGCTCCCGTTCCTCGAAGCCGCGCGCCAGATGAGCCTGCGCCTGGGCGCCAACCAGACGGCCTTCGTGCACCTGACCTATGTGCCGTGGATCGCCGCGGCCGGCGAACTCAAGACCAAGCCCACGCAGCACACGGTGCAGAAGCTGCGAGAGATCGGTATCAGCGCCGACGCCCTGCTGTGCCGCGCCGACCGCAAGATTCCCGACGACGAGCGCGCCAAGATCTCGCTGTTCACGAACGTGCCCGAGTGGGGCGTGATCTCCATGTGGGACGTGGACACGATCTACAAGGTGCCGCGCATGCTGCACGAGCAGGGCCTGGACGGGCTGATCTGCGACAAGCTGCGCCTGAACACCAAGCCGGCCAACCTGCAGCGCTGGGACGACCTGGTGTACGAGGTGGAGCATCCGCAGGGCGAAGTCACCATCGCCATGGTGGGCAAGTACGTCGACCTGTCCGACAGCTACAAGTCGCTCAACGAGGCGCTCAAGCACGCGGGCATGAAGAACCACGTGAAGGTCAAGATCGATTACGTCGATTCCGAGACCATCACGCCCGAGACCGTCACGCAGCTCGGCAAGTTCGACGCGGTGCTCGTGCCCGGCGGCTTCGGCAAGCGCGGCATCGAAGGCAAGGTGCTCGCCGCCCGCTTCGCCCGCGAGAACAAGATCCCTTACCTGGGCATCTGCCTGGGCATGCAGGTCGCCACCATCGAGTACGCGCGCGACGTCGCGGGCCTGAAGGACGCAAACAGCACCGAGTTCGAGCCCGACACGCCCCACCCGGTCATCGCGCTCATCACCGAGTGGAAGGACCGCGACGGCTCCATCCAGAAGCGCACGGAAACGTCCGACCTCGGCGGCACCATGCGCCTGGGAGCGCAGAAGTCCGACGTGGCCAAGGGCACGCTGGCGCACAAGATCTACGGCGACGTGGTCGACGAGCGCCACCGCCACCGCTACGAAGCCAACGTGCAGTACCTGGACAAGCTGCGCGAATCGGGCCTGGTGATCTCCGCGCTGACGCAGCGCGAGCAGCTCACCGAGATCATCGAGCTGCCGCAGGACCAGCACCCCTGGTTCATGGGCGTGCAGTTCCACCCCGAGTTCAAGTCCACGCCGTGGGACGGCCACCCCCTCTTCAACTCCTACATCAAGGCCGCCTGCGAGCACCAGGTGCAGGGCAAGACAGCGAAGCCGCCGCTCAAGGTGGTGGCGTAG
- the kdsA gene encoding 3-deoxy-8-phosphooctulonate synthase produces the protein MKLCGFDVGLQRPFFLIAGPCVVESEQLQMDVAGQLKEITSALGIPFIFKSSYDKANRSSGTSFRGPGMEKGLEILAKVKRELKVPILTDVHTEAEIPQVAEVVDVLQTPAFLCRQTDFIRAVAQSGKPANIKKGQFLAPHEMKNVIDKARAAAREKGLPEDSFMACERGASFGYNNLVSDMRSLAIMRETGAPVVFDATHSVQLPGGQGTSSGGMREMVPVLARAAVAVGVAGLFMETHPDPAKALSDGPNAVPLNRMKALLETLVALDAVTKKNGFLENDFN, from the coding sequence ATGAAGCTCTGTGGATTCGACGTCGGCCTGCAAAGGCCGTTTTTTCTGATCGCCGGGCCCTGCGTGGTCGAGTCCGAGCAGCTGCAGATGGACGTGGCCGGGCAGCTGAAGGAGATCACCTCCGCGCTGGGCATCCCCTTCATCTTCAAGAGCAGCTACGACAAGGCCAACCGCTCCTCGGGCACGAGCTTTCGCGGGCCGGGCATGGAGAAGGGCCTGGAGATCCTCGCGAAGGTGAAGCGCGAGCTGAAGGTGCCGATCCTCACCGACGTGCACACCGAAGCCGAGATCCCGCAGGTGGCCGAAGTCGTGGACGTGCTGCAGACGCCCGCCTTCCTGTGCCGCCAGACGGACTTCATCCGCGCCGTCGCGCAGTCGGGCAAGCCCGCGAACATCAAGAAGGGCCAGTTCCTCGCGCCGCACGAGATGAAGAACGTCATCGACAAGGCGCGCGCCGCGGCCAGGGAAAAGGGGCTACCCGAAGACAGCTTCATGGCGTGCGAGCGCGGCGCGAGCTTCGGCTACAACAACCTGGTTTCCGACATGCGCTCGCTGGCGATCATGCGCGAGACGGGCGCTCCTGTCGTCTTCGATGCCACGCACTCCGTGCAATTGCCCGGTGGCCAGGGCACGAGTTCGGGCGGCATGCGCGAGATGGTGCCGGTGCTGGCGCGCGCGGCCGTTGCCGTCGGCGTCGCGGGCCTGTTCATGGAGACGCACCCCGACCCGGCCAAGGCGCTGAGCGACGGACCCAACGCAGTGCCGCTCAACCGCATGAAGGCCCTGCTCGAGACGCTGGTCGCGCTCGACGCCGTCACCAAGAAGAACGGCTTCCTGGAAAACGATTTCAACTGA
- a CDS encoding DUF1330 domain-containing protein, translating into MTAPAYIVVEMNITDPERYKEYMAKAPACVKAFGGEYLVRGGKKETLEGDWQPHRVAMLRFPSYEKAKAFYEDGPYAEVRKLRAGTTEYFNMVLVEGVEAPV; encoded by the coding sequence ATGACCGCTCCCGCCTACATCGTCGTCGAGATGAACATCACCGACCCGGAGCGCTACAAGGAGTACATGGCGAAGGCCCCGGCCTGCGTGAAGGCCTTCGGCGGCGAGTACCTCGTGCGCGGCGGCAAGAAGGAAACGCTGGAAGGCGACTGGCAGCCGCACCGCGTGGCGATGCTGCGCTTTCCCAGCTACGAAAAGGCGAAGGCGTTCTACGAGGACGGCCCCTACGCCGAGGTGCGCAAGCTGCGCGCCGGCACCACCGAATACTTCAACATGGTGCTGGTCGAAGGCGTCGAAGCGCCCGTCTGA
- the eno gene encoding phosphopyruvate hydratase, with protein MSAIVDIVGREILDSRGNPTVECDVLLESGTMGRAAVPSGASTGSREAIELRDGDKGRYLGKGVLRAVENINTEISESVLGLDASEQAFLDKTLIDLDGTENKSRLGANATLAVSMAVARAAAEESGLPLYRYFGGMGGMSLPVPMMNVVNGGAHANNNLDLQELMIIPVGAPTFREAVRYGAEVFHALKKIIHDKGMSVAVGDEGGFAPNVANHEAAIQMIIEAIDKAGYRPGEQIALGLDCASSEFYKEGRYHLEAEGLTLDSGEWTDILSSWVSKYPIISIEDGMAEGDWDGWKVLTDKLGKNVQLVGDDLFVTNTKILKEGINRGVANSILIKINQIGTLTETFAAIEMAKRAGYTSVISHRSGETEDSTIADIAVGTNAGQIKTGSLSRSDRMAKYNQLLRIEEDLGDVAAYPGRSAFYNLR; from the coding sequence ATGAGTGCGATCGTTGACATCGTCGGCCGCGAGATCCTGGACTCGCGCGGCAACCCCACTGTCGAATGCGACGTGCTGCTGGAAAGCGGCACGATGGGCCGCGCGGCCGTGCCGTCGGGCGCGTCGACCGGCTCGCGCGAAGCCATCGAGCTGCGCGACGGCGACAAGGGCCGCTATCTGGGCAAGGGCGTGCTGCGCGCGGTGGAGAACATCAACACCGAAATCTCCGAATCGGTGCTGGGCCTGGACGCCTCGGAGCAGGCTTTCCTGGACAAGACGCTGATCGACCTGGACGGCACGGAAAACAAGTCGCGCCTGGGCGCGAACGCGACGCTGGCCGTCTCGATGGCCGTCGCACGCGCGGCGGCCGAGGAATCGGGCCTGCCCCTGTACCGCTACTTCGGCGGCATGGGCGGCATGTCGCTGCCGGTGCCGATGATGAACGTGGTGAACGGTGGCGCGCACGCCAACAACAACCTCGACCTGCAGGAGCTGATGATCATCCCCGTGGGCGCGCCGACCTTCCGCGAGGCGGTGCGCTACGGCGCCGAGGTGTTCCACGCGCTCAAGAAGATCATCCACGACAAGGGCATGAGCGTGGCGGTGGGCGACGAAGGCGGCTTCGCGCCGAACGTCGCGAACCACGAGGCCGCGATCCAGATGATCATCGAGGCCATCGACAAGGCCGGCTACCGCCCCGGCGAGCAGATCGCGCTGGGCCTGGACTGCGCCTCCAGCGAGTTCTACAAGGAAGGCCGCTACCACCTCGAGGCCGAGGGCCTCACGCTCGATTCCGGCGAGTGGACCGACATCCTCTCGAGCTGGGTCTCCAAGTACCCGATCATCAGCATCGAGGACGGCATGGCCGAGGGCGACTGGGACGGCTGGAAGGTCCTGACCGACAAGCTCGGCAAGAACGTGCAGCTGGTCGGCGACGACCTCTTCGTCACCAACACCAAGATCCTGAAGGAAGGCATCAACCGCGGTGTCGCCAACTCCATCCTGATCAAGATCAACCAGATCGGCACGCTGACCGAGACCTTCGCGGCCATCGAGATGGCCAAGCGCGCGGGCTACACGTCGGTGATCTCGCACCGCTCGGGCGAGACCGAGGACAGCACCATCGCCGACATCGCGGTGGGCACGAACGCGGGCCAGATCAAGACCGGCTCGCTCTCGCGCTCGGACCGCATGGCCAAGTACAACCAGCTGCTGCGCATCGAGGAAGACCTCGGCGACGTGGCCGCGTACCCGGGCCGCTCCGCCTTCTACAACCTGCGATAA
- a CDS encoding septum formation initiator family protein, whose product MGNRIVPAVLILLLVVVHAQLWFGRGSLGAVSTLQQKLDAQKAANVQAQQANERLANEVRDLKEGLEMVEEKARSELGMVKPNEVFVNVSK is encoded by the coding sequence GTGGGCAACCGCATCGTCCCCGCCGTCCTCATCCTGTTGCTCGTCGTCGTGCACGCGCAGCTGTGGTTCGGGCGGGGGAGCCTCGGTGCGGTGTCCACCCTGCAGCAGAAGCTCGACGCGCAGAAAGCCGCCAACGTGCAGGCGCAGCAGGCCAACGAGCGCCTCGCCAACGAGGTGCGCGACCTGAAGGAAGGCCTGGAGATGGTCGAGGAGAAGGCGCGCTCCGAGCTGGGCATGGTCAAGCCCAACGAAGTCTTCGTCAACGTCTCCAAGTGA
- the pnuC gene encoding nicotinamide riboside transporter PnuC, whose amino-acid sequence MTSPLEIAAVVLALATVLCNIREIHWGWPLAIVSSLLYFEIFWDAKLYGDASLQLFFAVVALWGWWQWLRGHRADGSQLHVARLSARGLAVTIAACAILWPATGYFLKTYTDTDVPWWDAFPTALSVVGQFLLGRKFVENWMVWLAVNVVSVALFAYKDLWLTAGLYVVFIALSWAGWREWKKQLA is encoded by the coding sequence GTGACCTCGCCGCTCGAGATCGCGGCGGTGGTGCTCGCGCTGGCCACCGTCCTTTGCAACATCCGCGAGATCCACTGGGGCTGGCCGCTGGCCATCGTCAGCTCGCTCCTCTACTTCGAGATCTTCTGGGACGCCAAGCTCTACGGTGACGCGTCGCTGCAGCTGTTCTTCGCCGTCGTCGCGCTGTGGGGCTGGTGGCAGTGGCTGCGCGGGCACAGGGCCGATGGCTCCCAGCTGCACGTGGCGCGCCTGTCGGCACGCGGGCTCGCCGTGACCATCGCTGCTTGCGCGATCCTGTGGCCGGCCACCGGCTACTTCCTCAAGACGTACACCGACACCGACGTGCCGTGGTGGGACGCCTTCCCCACGGCGCTGTCGGTCGTGGGCCAGTTCCTGCTGGGGCGCAAGTTCGTCGAGAACTGGATGGTGTGGCTGGCGGTCAACGTCGTCAGCGTCGCCCTGTTCGCGTACAAGGACCTCTGGCTCACGGCGGGCTTGTATGTCGTGTTCATCGCCCTCAGCTGGGCCGGATGGCGGGAATGGAAAAAGCAGCTGGCCTGA